AGATTTAAAAATTGGGTTATTGGGTGAGAAATACAAGTATTATCAAGATTTCAAGAAGTATTTGATGCAACAGATTTTCGCACAGAAATTAAGATTTAATTTTGATGATGACTGGAACAAAGTTAATTTGGGTGACATAAGTACAATCGGAAAAGGTTTTACTCCTTCAACTTCCAATCCTAATTATTGGGACGGAGATATTAATTGGTTATCAATTGCAGATATGAATCAAGGCAAATATATCACTGAAACTAGCAAAAAAATCACTGATGAAGGATGTAAAAATAAAAAAATCGTTGAAAAAGATACCTTAATAATGAGTTTTAAATTAACTATTGGACGATTAGGCATTTTAAAAAAGGATATGTTCACTAATGAAGCCATTTGTAATTTTAAATGGAAAACTAGTGATATCCTAACAGAATATATGTATTATTATTTGAGTTCTATAAATATTTTAAAATATGGCTCTCAGGCAGCAAAAGGAATAACATTAAATAATGATACATTGAGCACTATTCCAGTTTTATTACCCTCTATCGAAGAACAAGAGAAAATAGTTGATATTCTGTCCAACATGGACACTAAAATTCAATTTATAGAGACTAATATTGAAGATGTTAAAAAATTCAAAAAAGGTTTGCTCCAACAAATGTTTGTTTAAAGGTGATGAATTACAATTCTTTCACTATTTCTTCACCCTTATCTGTCAATCGATATAGTCTACCTTTTCTAGCTTCAGGATTTACACATTCAACAAGTTCGTGTTCTCCTAATTGTTTTAAAACAGCAGACATATGATTTTGCAAGATTTCTGTATCTTTTGCAATTTGAGTAGGAATTTTTGTTTGTCCGTCAAGAGATTTCATTACTTTTGATCTATATCCTGAGGATATCACAAAGCCCACTTCTTTCCACATTTCATCTGAAAGTTCCATTGTATCCCTCGTTATTATGTTCGTTTTTGGCGTACATATAATTTTAGTGAATTTTACTGGAAGTTGATTTTGCAGTGAAAATTTAATCTAGAAAAAATGAGTGCTAAATTTGAATGATACAAGCCATTAAATTAATAGCTATAATATCTGCATTGTCTAGATTATACAACTCATTCACTAGATTAATCAAACATATGGAGTTATATTTTCTTGACAGCCTTATCTATATAGAATTAGAATATTTTAGAAAAGATAATAAAAATCAGTATAAATTGTATCTTTGAAGTAAAATTTGTATAAATAGGAGAATAGAGCCACATTTCCAGGTTCTCAACCATTACCAAATTTAAACAACTTTTTTCCATATCAAAAAAAGTTCTGGAATATGTGACTCCTACATTTATATTGGTATCTAGTAATTATAAGCCACTTTTCCAAGAGAGCATTTGGTAATCAACAAGAATTAGTAATTTTCATTAAAATTAAGTGAAAAAAAAAAAAAATATGAATATCTGTTGTTTTCATCTCCTATCCATTCTATAATGCATTCACATGATTTTTTAAGTTCTTCAAGAATTAATGCTCTTAAACCATTTCTCATTGCCAAGTCATCTTGATCAAGTAAATTCATGACTTGGTATGTTTTACTGACATTTTCATAGTGTTTTTCAATATCTCCTCTCCATACCATTTATCTCACTCCTGCCAATATTCTATCACGATTTTTTCATAACCAGTGTCGATTTTAATGTTTAATGTTAAATTGAGGTCATAAGTCCAAGTTTCCATTCTGTCGTTGATAATACCAACCATTTTAATGAAATCGCTGTCATTTCCACCACAGTCAATAATGAAGCTATTCCTGTCTTCTTCAAAACTAATGCCGTTTTCATTGAGTATTGTTTTCAAGTATCTTCTCACCATCGTAATCACCTAGAAAATGTTAAAATAAGTGGGATTAGTCGCCTCCCACTTTTTTATAGATATTAGAAATCAAAATTGATTCTCCACCATTAAAATCATCTACCAACATCATATAGTAACCTCTGCTTCTGAGGTCATCTATAAACTCACGGATTTGCCAGTATCCTTTGTGAGATTTGAAAAATACCTCAGCACACCATCTAGGCATTGGAGTTTTGTCAATTTTTGTTACTTCAATGAAATCAGTGTTAATTAACACATCGATACATAATTCCATATTTACTTCAGTTCTCACTTCATCGATTGTTTCTCCATACATAGTTACCACCTAATACAAATCTAATAGCTCTTCAATGAATTCATCACACAATTCATCATCTTCTAACAAAAGTTCATATTCCTCATCTGTTAATTCAACATCATAGACTACTACACAGTCTTTTTCATCGTAAATGCCGTTTGCCATTCTAATCCCACCTTACATGTTTCCTAGTTCATCGATTTCAGAATCAGTTAATTTTTCACCATCTAAAAGTTTGGTTTCAAACCAGAGACAAGCATCAATCTCGTCCATGGTTAATCCACCGTTTGCCATCTTCATTTGAACGATTTCGAGCAATTCACTGTTGCTCATTTGAGATAATGTTCTAACCATCTTAATCACACCTTATTTTATGAAGATTGACTCTTCATCACCTTTGAGAAGTTTGGCACTCATTCCATTTGACATAGCTATTTTACCATTGATTTTGTAGCCACAGACATTGACCATTGTTACTTCTTTGAGACCGTGTTCTCTCTCCCAGTGAGAGTTGCTATTTTCATCGAAAATGAATGTAACTTCATCGTTCTCATCGCATTTTTCCAAAATCCTGATTAAATCACCGACATACATAATAAGCACCTAAAAATAAAAGAATTTAGCAATCAGCAAGTGCTGATTGTACTAAATATTTGATTTGTTCTTTTTCACCAAGTTTATCAAATCTACCATCGAATTCATTGGCATAGTGGTTTAAACAACAGTTTAAACAGTCTTTGTCATCTTCTCTGAAGTCAAACAAGTCTTTGTTATCATCAGTAAAAGCTACATCTAAGCAGTCTACTACAGCTTTGTTGACATTTTCAACTGCTTTTTTGTTTAGTGCTTTGAAAATTGGTTCGGCAAGTTTTTCTTTTTGCCAGGTGTTGTCTCCACTGACTTTTTCAACGAATTCTGTTACTGTTTCAGAAGTTGCTACTGCTTTGATAACTGTTAAAGCATCAACGGATTCAAAAAGGCAGGTGTTTCCTTCACAGATGATTTGAGGACAGCCACTCCATTTGTGGTGGTCTTCATTTTCATCGATTTCGACAGTCACGGTCAAGTTTTCAATTTTGCTTTCAACTAATTTCATAATTATCAGCTCTCCATTTGGGTTTTACAAATTATCTGCTTTTAAAACAGAATTTAAGAGGATTTTAAGCTCCCAATTCCGTTTTAACGACAGTTAATTATAGTAGAGCCAATTGTACATATAAAGGTATCGTTTTATTAAATCGGAAAATGCAGGAATTCTTATGAACAGTCCTTACGAACCTGCTCCAAGATGCTATCTGCCGTGGACTCACCTATTCGATAAATTGTCATTAATTCTTCTTTTTTAAGTGAAATAATGTCTTCTAAATTGTTTAATTTTAACTCGTTTACAATCTTTTCTGCAGTTTTTGAGCCAACTCCCTGACAACAGTAGCACAAATATCTGAATGCAGGATTTCCCTCTGACTTGGGGAACACCTTTGCGACAGCTTTGTCATCGAAGCATTTCTTAGACTGTTGCTCCATCACCTCGAATGCGGTCTTTCTGTTAGGAACACGAAGTACTGTTGTAAAGGTATTTAACCTTGCAATCGCACCGTAGAATTGTGCCTTAGTGAAAGAAACACCTGTAGAATAATATAATTCATCGCAAATCTTTTTTCTGTCATCATCTGTTCCCTCAATTATAACGAAGTGATTGGCAAATTCTCGTTGTTGGTCTATGGCTTGATTGAATACTCTTCCTTCTGTTACCGAATTTATGAAATCTGGCATTGTTTTGTACTCGAATACTGCTTTTTGACCATTTTCCTCAAAGATATAATCTCCAGTATCCAGTTCCTCAATAGATACGCT
This sequence is a window from uncultured Methanobrevibacter sp.. Protein-coding genes within it:
- a CDS encoding ERCC4 domain-containing protein, with the translated sequence MKVVIDSRETDRIRPAMFHFSLNNSVSIEELDTGDYIFEENGQKAVFEYKTMPDFINSVTEGRVFNQAIDQQREFANHFVIIEGTDDDRKKICDELYYSTGVSFTKAQFYGAIARLNTFTTVLRVPNRKTAFEVMEQQSKKCFDDKAVAKVFPKSEGNPAFRYLCYCCQGVGSKTAEKIVNELKLNNLEDIISLKKEELMTIYRIGESTADSILEQVRKDCS
- a CDS encoding restriction endonuclease subunit S codes for the protein DLKIGLLGEKYKYYQDFKKYLMQQIFAQKLRFNFDDDWNKVNLGDISTIGKGFTPSTSNPNYWDGDINWLSIADMNQGKYITETSKKITDEGCKNKKIVEKDTLIMSFKLTIGRLGILKKDMFTNEAICNFKWKTSDILTEYMYYYLSSINILKYGSQAAKGITLNNDTLSTIPVLLPSIEEQEKIVDILSNMDTKIQFIETNIEDVKKFKKGLLQQMFV
- a CDS encoding winged helix DNA-binding protein, which gives rise to MELSDEMWKEVGFVISSGYRSKVMKSLDGQTKIPTQIAKDTEILQNHMSAVLKQLGEHELVECVNPEARKGRLYRLTDKGEEIVKEL